From Triticum aestivum cultivar Chinese Spring chromosome 7B, IWGSC CS RefSeq v2.1, whole genome shotgun sequence:
caaCTAGTGTGGAACAAAGAGGTATACCTCCTGTTGGAATGCTGGTACACAAATCATCATTTCCTTCAATTGACACTGCACTAGCATTGTAAAAAATACCACCTCTTGGAATTGCCCCATCAAAATTGTTGAAGGATAAGTTGAGATTTTGCAGGGAACTTAAGGATGTGAGGAACTGCGGAATCTTTCCGGACAAATTGTTATGAGAAATATCCAAGTACTCAAGAACCACACACTGGCCAAGAGTGGATGGGATGTTGCCAGACAGCCTGTTATCTGATATGCTAATTTTATTCACATTAATGAGATTGCCAACTTCCACTAATACTCCCCCAGATAGGTAATTGTGTGACAAGTCCAACTCTTCAGAAAGCGAAGAAATTTTGAAGATTTCACTTGGTATATTCCCATCTAGTGAGTTGTGAGCAAGGTTTAGTATTTGGAGTTGAGTACAATGTCCTATGCTTGCAGGTATCCTTCCGCTAATGTTGTTCCTATCCAACTTTAGAGATTTTAGCTGAACCAAATTACCAATAGTATCCGGGATTTGCCCTGAAAGTCTGTTTTGTGCAAAGGATAGATGGACCAAGCTGTGCAAATTGCCAATTGTTGGTGGTATATTTCCAGTGACAAGATTGTAATCCATGTACAACCTGCTGAGGCTCTTAAGATTTCCAATCTCCGGTGGTATAGGCCCAGAAATTTGGTTTTCCCTTAGCCACAGCCACTCGAGACTATTAGAAAGATTGCCTATCGAACTTGGCATTTTGCCTTGAAGATTGTTCCCAACCAACATCAACATAGTCAACCTGGTACAATTTGCTAGTGAAGAGACGAATTCCCAGTCTCCTGCTTCTAGCTTGTTGTATGACAAATCAAGTTCCTCCAAATTTGGCAATGACCCAAAGAAGGGTATAAACCCAGTTAGGTTGTTACTATACAGGTAAAGCTGACGAAGGTTGTAAGCTTTGGGAAGAGAAGCTGGGATTGGGCCATCAAACTTGTTTGTTGAGAGAACCAATGCCTGAATATTTGGGAGTGTGTAGCCAATATTGGAGGGTAACCTTCCAACAAGTGAGTTGTTTCCTACGCCAAGAAATGTCAGAGATGACATATTGAAGAGAGATGGTGGAACTGTCCCAGACAAGTTGTTGGCTGTCAAGGTCAGTATCTCCAGTGTTAAGATATGACCTAAGCTGTCTGGTATACGCCCTACTAAATTATTTTCCGTCAGACGAAGATCGATGAGGGAGGAAAGGTTCCCTAGCGAGGAAGGTATTTCTCCTGAAATATGATTATACCTTAAATCGAGGTATTGAATAGGCGGGGAGGTGGCAGTAACAACAGGTATAGAACCAACAAGGTTGTTCTTTTGAAGGGAAATGTCAAGAAGAGATGATGTGTTGAAGAGAGCCTTTGGTAGTTTTCCAATAAGCCTATTACTCATGAGCCAAAGTACTTGGAGGGATGAACTATTTGCTAGGGACTCCGGGATGACCCCTGTCAGAGCATTCACCCCAAGATCGACATATGTAAGAGAACGGCTGCTGCCCAGAGACGGTGGTATGTTACCTTCCAAAGTGTTCATGCTGAGGTTGAGGtcacggagctggctcaggaggccAAGCTCCGACGGTATGCCACCATTGAAGCTATTGTTTGACAGCTGAAGCCTTGCAAGAGAGGTCAGGTTGGCAAGGCAAGGCGCTATGGGGCCTGAGATGCCTTCTGACTCAAGGTGCAGCTCAATCACACGACGAGGAGGCACCGTGCTGCAGGTGATCCCATGCCACTCGCAAACTTCCAGGGACGTGTTGCTCCATGAAGCTAAAACTCCTGCTGGACCCGAGAACCGGGACTTGAAGCAGAGGAGAGCTTGTCTATCATTTTCAGTTTCATTGCAGATGGCTAGTCGTAGGCTGCAAATGAAGCTAAAGAGGCATAGAAACGAAACAAAGGCTTGAAACATGACACTGGAAGATGGAATTGTTGTTGTTCACAGGCTACAGCTATGGAGTATGGAGATGAAAGCTTTCATTTGCAAGAGGATGTTTAAGTACTCAGCTGTGGAGTGCGACGGTAGCTAACCGCTTAAAATAGCACACATATTCGCGGCTCAGCGATCAATATGGTGGGAACGGGGCTGATGCATCACGGCATCCTTTTGGATCAGATACGGTGTTCATTCAAACTATTTGCTGACTAAATTAGCTTGTGCTTGGAAGTAGTTGTTCAAGTCCACACTTGTGGAATATTTATATTGTGAGCACGCATTTGGACGCCAAGAGATTTGACCTTTCACGTCTCAGACTGGGACAGGATGATGCCTCCAACCTCTGCTTACATTGCATTGACCCAGCCACCCTCCAACAACATGTTGCCTGAGGTACAGTGTGAATTTACGCTTCATCATTGAAGAATAATGAGCATGCAATTCgatattaaaaaaattgaaaaatgctAAAGTGGAATAGGGAATGCTAGGAATTTCTGACATCCAAAATTTGGCAGAAGATAAATGAAGTTCTTCTGTGATTTATGCACATGACATGATTAGTCATATTATTTTTGATAAATTTTCACGGGTGGGTCATCATCTCTCTTGGCATTCTCTACTTCCATGATGTTTTTTCTCGTATTTTTTCAAAGGTTCAATACACAAGAGCACTTATCAGGACTGTCTAGGGTCGTTTTTAATCTTTTTAGTAATATTTCAACATCTTCTGCAATCTCTTTTTTGTACTCATTCGCATATGATTGATGCACTTTTCTTGTGTTCTATCGAAACAACTATTTCTGCAAGTTTTATGTGTTTTACAATATAATCTGTGTTCTACCCGTATACCTGTCAAATTCTTATATTTTTCTATGCTTGTACTTTCTCTTCTTGAAATCCAGAGAGGCCCCGCCTGTGCATTTCATTAGTCTGATCTGATGAACCTCCGTTTGGCGGCAAGGTGGCTCACGCTTTCTtcagcgcaaaaaaaaagatagCGAGACGACTCTATGGCTGGTTGTATGCGCACTGCATTGACCCAGCCAGCGGCCCAGCAACTTGTCTGAAGAACGGCGGCTCCGTACTCTAGACACGCTACCATGACCTGACCGGCGGCCGAGCAACTCGCCTGCAGAATGTCAATGGTACGTACGGCATACTGGCACGGTACGAACGTACGGATCCATTCATCAAGCGCGCGTGCcgcttatgccctaaccctaaacccTGAACCCTAAATTCTTATATTTTTCAAATATCGCAGAAGGTTGACTCGCGGACATGCATGTTCACACGTTGTTTGATTGGAACCTTTTTGAGGGACTAAGATATTTGGCGTTCAAGTCTCGGGACTGACCTGTCAACATGTCAAGATACCTCCAAACCTCTGAATACATTGCATCTACCAGGCCAGTGGCAGAGTAGAGTGTTTGACTAGGCAACATTATCCACCACATGGTATGAACCCATGCCTTCCACTTGATGAACACAAAGTATGCATGGACTGCTAGGTGAAGGTCGAGGTCGTAGCCGGGCTGGGTGCGCGCGCGTACCTCCGTGAGATACATCAAAAGTCCTCTCTGAAACACATACTGTACTATATAAACAT
This genomic window contains:
- the LOC123160218 gene encoding probable LRR receptor-like serine/threonine-protein kinase At3g47570; this translates as MFQAFVSFLCLFSFICSLRLAICNETENDRQALLCFKSRFSGPAGVLASWSNTSLEVCEWHGITCSTVPPRRVIELHLESEGISGPIAPCLANLTSLARLQLSNNSFNGGIPSELGLLSQLRDLNLSMNTLEGNIPPSLGSSRSLTYVDLGVNALTGVIPESLANSSSLQVLWLMSNRLIGKLPKALFNTSSLLDISLQKNNLVGSIPVVTATSPPIQYLDLRYNHISGEIPSSLGNLSSLIDLRLTENNLVGRIPDSLGHILTLEILTLTANNLSGTVPPSLFNMSSLTFLGVGNNSLVGRLPSNIGYTLPNIQALVLSTNKFDGPIPASLPKAYNLRQLYLYSNNLTGFIPFFGSLPNLEELDLSYNKLEAGDWEFVSSLANCTRLTMLMLVGNNLQGKMPSSIGNLSNSLEWLWLRENQISGPIPPEIGNLKSLSRLYMDYNLVTGNIPPTIGNLHSLVHLSFAQNRLSGQIPDTIGNLVQLKSLKLDRNNISGRIPASIGHCTQLQILNLAHNSLDGNIPSEIFKISSLSEELDLSHNYLSGGVLVEVGNLINVNKISISDNRLSGNIPSTLGQCVVLEYLDISHNNLSGKIPQFLTSLSSLQNLNLSFNNFDGAIPRGGIFYNASAVSIEGNDDLCTSIPTGGIPLCSTLVERKGKQNSSALVLQIAIPTIAVVILILSCLATIYWRKRMQENPHLQEFDDHMKKISYEDIVRSTNRFSPANLIGSGSFGVVYKGSLKLQKDQVAIKIFNLNNYGANRSFIAECEALRNVRHRNLVKIITSCSSVDSSGADFKALVFQYMPNGNLEMWLHPEDLEHGERHILTLSQRINIGLDVAFALDYLHNQCASPLIHCDLKPSNILLDLDMVAYVTDFGLSRFVFTASNAYKDSSTSLACLKGSIGYIPPEYGMSEEISSKGDVYSFGVLLLQMITGRSPTDGKFSDGASLHEFVRRAFPDNICEVVDPTMLQDDSNATEVMKNCVIPMVKIGLSCSMTSPKERPDMGQVSAEILRIKHLASHIDVR